In one window of Gemmatimonadota bacterium DNA:
- a CDS encoding type IV toxin-antitoxin system AbiEi family antitoxin domain-containing protein, producing the protein MAKPGTQRDQAIRLLRSQGMMRLSEFKANGITAATVGRMVRAGEVNRLARGLYQLPDAPLVAHHSLAEAAKRVPRGVVCLVSALAYHELTDQLPRSVWMAIGTKDWMPKEGRPAMRIVRFTDALLTDDVLTVHIENVPVKVFGIAKTIADCFRHRRKVGPTVALEGLQEALRQRKASPAEIAHHAARGGVATAVRPYLEALTANA; encoded by the coding sequence ATGGCGAAACCGGGCACTCAGCGCGATCAGGCGATCCGGCTCCTGCGATCTCAGGGGATGATGCGCCTGTCAGAGTTCAAGGCAAATGGGATCACCGCGGCCACAGTCGGCAGGATGGTCCGCGCCGGCGAGGTGAACCGTCTGGCGCGCGGGCTCTATCAACTGCCCGACGCGCCGCTTGTCGCTCACCACAGCCTGGCCGAGGCCGCGAAACGTGTCCCCAGGGGTGTTGTCTGCCTGGTGTCCGCGCTGGCCTACCACGAACTGACGGACCAGCTTCCGAGATCGGTCTGGATGGCGATCGGCACTAAGGACTGGATGCCAAAGGAGGGAAGGCCGGCGATGCGAATCGTGCGGTTCACGGACGCGCTTCTCACCGACGACGTCCTGACCGTGCACATCGAGAATGTTCCCGTGAAGGTCTTCGGCATCGCCAAGACGATCGCCGACTGTTTCCGGCATCGCCGGAAGGTCGGGCCGACGGTCGCACTGGAAGGCCTGCAGGAGGCGCTCCGGCAGCGAAAGGCGAGCCCTGCCGAGATCGCCCACCATGCCGCGCGTGGTGGTGTCGCCACGGCGGTCCGCCCATATCTCGAGGCGCTCACCGCCAATGCATGA